The following DNA comes from Hordeum vulgare subsp. vulgare chromosome 3H, MorexV3_pseudomolecules_assembly, whole genome shotgun sequence.
agattcgatcgtcagtatccgcatacctatttcaatctcgtttaccggcaagtctctttactcgttccgtaatacaagatcccgcaacttacactaagttacattgcttgcaaggcttgtgtgtgatgttgtattaccgagtgggccccgagatacctctccgtcacacggagtgacgaatcccagtcttgatccacactaactcaactaacaccttcggagatacctgtagagcatctttatagtcacccagttacgttgcgacgtttgatacacacaaagcattcctccggtgtcagtgagttatatgatctcatggtcataggaataaatacttgacacgcagaaaatagtagcaacaaaatgacacgatcaacatgctacgtctattagtttgggtctagtccatcacgtgattctcccaatgacgtgatccagttatcaagcaacaacaccttgttcataatcagaagacactgactatcatcgatcaactggctagccaactagagggacggtgttttgtctatgtatccacacatgtaaatgagtcttcattcaatacaattatagcatggataataaactattatcttgatacaggaattataataataactatatttattattgcctctagggcataattccaacatgtggGTGGCGCCCAGCCCcttgtgggctggtgtgccacctctccttggcccatgaggccccccAACACTTGCCAGAGCCCCTCAAAACTCCTTTCGGCACTCCGTTGTTTCCCCGTTATGCCTCGGAACACTTCTGGACTCCGAtacccttcatcctatatatcaatcttcacatcCGGACCATCCTGGAGTTCCTcgtcacgtccgggatctcatccgagactccgagcaTCCTTCGGTCACGAACACAATGACTcgattatgcttatatcgtcatcaaacgttaagtgtgtagaccctgcgggttcgaaaactatgcagacatgacctagacattctccggtcaataaccaatggcgggacctggttgcccatattggttcctacatactctatgaagatctatatcggtcgaacctcgatgtcaaggatttaatcaatctcgtatacaatttcctttgtccatcggtatgttacttgcccgagattcgatcatcgttaTCTCCATGCCTAGCTCAATCtggttaccgtcaagtctctttactcgttacgtaatacaagaccccgtggcTAActttttagtcacattgcttgcaagcttgttgtgatgttgtattaccgagtgggccgtgagatagctctccgtcacacggagtgacaaatcccaatcttgttcCATGCGAACTCAAcatacacccttggagatacgtgtagagcacctttatagtcatccagttacgttgcgacgtttgatacacacaaggtactcctccggtgttactgagttgcatgatctcatggtaactgacatgatcatatgctacgtttatagtttggatcttgtccatcacatcattctgctaatgatgtgatcccgttatcaaatgacaactcatgtctatgatcaggaaaccttgaccatctttcgtCAACGAACTAGTCCATTtagggctcactagggacattgtgttatctatgtatccatacatgtatttttgtttccaattaatacaattctaacaaggataataaacgattatcatgaacaaaaaaaatataataataaccgttttatcattgtctctagagcatatttccaacatatatgtCATTCTAATGACCAAATTGAAGTATCTTGGCAGTCATATAGAGGATATTGTTTGAGTAAATCAATCAACTAAAGCCAAAAATGCATCCCAGTTCTGTCTATACATCTTCTAAATGTTAGCTTTAAGGTCACATCATCCCACACTTGAGCTACAACGCAGTCCGTTTGATTGTACATACCAAACAGGTCTCGGATTTTTTTTAAGAAAACAATCCCTATCGTGCCAAAATTTGATGCTCCTCCCGTTTCCAACCTTTCAACGATAAAAGGTTTTAGAAGCATTTAGAGCCCAGATAACACTCTTCCCATCACGCAACGCTGCCCTCGCCTCGCCTCTGCCGTCAAGAACACTAAAACTAGATAAAACTAATACTAAATGCCTAAACTGGACAGATCAAAGTTACCCGTCACATTCCGGCATCCAAATGGTGCGCAGCGCAGAGGCGATGGGAACCACGGCCTCGCCGGCGGCAGGCACCTACTCCTACTTCGctccctttttgcctttttcctgtaGCAGAGAGAGAAGGGTCGAGAGGAGACTACCGGGGAAGTTCGTTTTGGCCCAAAAGAATCCGACCCAAGTTTTCAGTTACGAACACAACTTTAGGTGCACAGCTGCACATGTGCTATCCCATTCGGTTTGGTCGGCGAAAGCGCCTGCGGCCACGCAAGGATGACACAAGGTCACATTTCACTCACCGAAAGCAACTACCGGCTAGCTTGGTAAATCCACCCAGTGCTCTGAGTTTTATATACCACCTGACCGAGTGACTGGGAAAAAAATTAGAGTAGAACTGGGAAAATTCTGGAAAATACAGATACCACTTGTTTACCAAGTTCATCATCCATCTGTGACATTGAGCAAACTATACATACCTTTCGTGTTTTCTGAAACAAACCAGGCTTATTTTCTGACAAATACAATATGTCAACCGAAAACGATTTATCCTTCGCCACCATTAATGGACTGTTGGGAATCGGTATTTTCTTGCAACCATGACATACACTCGATCCGAGCGCGAAAAGATTAACCGATCCCCTATAAATTAACGGTTTTAGTGGACTATATATATTTCATTAATTCTTTATCGTTTCTAACCAATTTCTTAATCTTAACAGAGTAAACTTCAGTTTGAGCAAATTCAAAGTAATTTGAACCCAAAGTAGCATGCATTCAAACATAAACATACACAATTTTGCACAACCGAACATAAAACACAAATTTAAACTATACTAAGGTTAACTAAACTACTTTTGATCGAATGTGAGGTCGAGCCAATCCTTTCTCGCCATGTACGGTGTGCCACGATTTGGCTCCGGGCCGGCaacgttgtcttcgtcgtcggggAAAACACTCCTCCACTCGTCGACGTCGATCTCCTCATCCCCGCCACCCACATCGCCTTCGTCCTCGTCGCCTTCGACATCGTCGGAGGAGGAGATAACGATAACCTCGTTGTCGGCTTTGGCAAAGACCATCTGCTCTGCCTCCACGAGCTCCGGTGTTGCCGACGGAGCTCTTGCATGTAGGCCTCATCAGCGGCCTCGGCCTCGAGGCGCTCCCTCGCCTCGCGGTCCTCCCATGCCATAGCCGAGCTCACCACCTCCGGCTATGGCGGGACGAGGTGGATCGGAGCCGTGCCAAAGGGAAAGTTGAGTCGGGCCAAGCTCGGCCTTATGGAAGCTCCCGAGCAACCGCTGGTGTGGGTTCCATGATTTCGGCCACCCACGTCCCCCATCGCCGCTGCCGGACCCCGAGGTAGGTCCTCGTCGGTGGCCGGGCCCGAGGGAGGACGGGGAAGTCCTCGAACCGGCGTCGGGGCGCGGTGGCGAGCGGATCGGATGAGCAGCGACGTCGGCTCGATGAAGCGCTCGCGAAGGATGACCCACGCGCATGGTGACGCGGATCCGCACTGCGGATCGACGGCGAGGAATGACGGCCACCATGTTCGAGGATAGGTGGGGAGGGCGGGGGGCATGCCGACGACGGTGCGGGAAGGAGAAGAGGGGGCGGGAAGAAAAGGAGGCGATTTTACTCAGCTGCGGAGAGATGGAGTAAATATACTCTGACTTATaggaaataagtaaaaaaaatacTCCCTCTATCCTAAAAATAAATGTTACAAATTTATAATTGGATTGATATAAATTTTATACTAAATCAGCGGCGTTCATTTTGGGACGGAAGGAGTACTCACTAAGCCGTTTTAGGATCGGTTAGATAAAACTTAATGAAATAAAAAGTTTAATATACTTCACAAGGTCGGTTAGAAATGGCTTAAAAAATGGAAAAGTAGTTAACATACAAAGCTGATTCCTTTCGCCGCTCTCTTCCCTTCCAACGGCGGcctccacgcaccgggaggaatgGGAGTGGGCGTGCGATCTACGCGATGGGAATAAAGGCAAAGAGCGAAGCAGCAGTTTTCATCCCGACTGCACAAAATCGTTCACCCCATACGGCACCGCGCCTACAAATAGCCGCGCGGAGTGCGCGTGCCCCGTTGCAGCCGCGGCAGTCCACAGAGCACGAGAAGCGAGAGGTCGGTCCGCGCCAGCGCCAGCGAGCAGCTACAGCGGAGCGCATGGACGGGCAGGGgaaggatggcggcagcggcgacGGGGGAGCGGGGGGCCAGTGCGACGTGGTGGGCAGGGCCTTCGTGGAGTACTACTACCAGACGTTCGACGCCAACCGCGGCGCGCTCGCCTCGCTCTACGGCGGCACCTCCGTGCTGTCCTTCGAGGGCCACCGCGTCGCCGGCGCCGGGGAGATCGGGCTGAAGCTGGCCCAGCTGCCCTTCGAGCAATGCCGGCACTCCATCTGCACCATCGACTGCCAGCCCACGCCGTCCTTCCCCGGCGGCATCCTCGTGTTCGTCAGCGGCAACCTCCAGCTCGCCGGCGAGGAGCACCAGCTCCGGTTCAGCCAGGTAAGAAGAAACCCATCTCTTCTCAGTCACAGTCACGCCTGCTTTTGCGTTCTGGGATGTGGGTTTGACGACGTTGATTTGGTCTGTCTGTGTTGCCCATGCCCAGATGTTTCAGCTGGTGCCCAACGAGCAGGGAAGCTTCTTCGTGCAGAATGACATATTCCGGCTCAACTACGGATAGCATGGCAGGGTCGCGTGGGGGTGCCGAAAGGAATGTGGATGCTTGGATGCTCTGGCCGTCCCGTATATGGGCGCACTTGCTTTCTCGCTTTCGTTCTTTTCTTTACATTACGTTCATGTAGCAAGCACCATCCTGGATAATAAAGTTGGTGGTGGCCCGGGTGCGCGTCGAACTGAAATTTGCAATTTTCCACTCTCTTGTCAGAAGAGAATGTCTACGTGAAACTTGGGGAAATGTTCGTGTCCTATCCTATCGGATAACTGCCCCTGCATTTTTTTATGAAAATGATGTTTGTATTATAGATACTCTCTTGTGTAGAATGTGCTGGTGTTTATGCCCATGCCAAATGTCGATACAATGCACCGCGCAGAAAATGCCACTGCAATCAAATGTTAACACAGAGatcagaaaataaataaacaataaCTAACCAATGATGTTGCAAGTATGTGGATCAGGCGCATTAAATATTCTGATAATCTCTATTTCCTTTCtttctaaatataagccttttttAGGAATTGCACTATagactagtactccctccgttttaaaataaatgactcaactttgcattaatttcaatacaaagttaagtCAATTTTAAGTTATTTATTTTAGGGAAATGTTTTCCGCGTGGCTGGCGTTGGATCTATCAGATCTCGCGTGCCCACCGCGTCCTCCTCCTTTCCTTTCccccttcctccctctccttcctcctcctcctcctccttcttccctcctctccccctccccccccccccccccggcaaccTCAGGCGTTGTCGGCGAGCGATGCGGCTTCTTCACCGGCAGCCGCTGCGCTTGACGGCGGTGACCGAAGGTGACCACGCGAGATGCTGCAGCGGGGGCGACGGTTGAAACTTTTATAATATACGGTTAAAGCTTTTTCTGTCAACGTTTGCAACTTTTTCCTCGTTGAAGTatttggttgaagcttttttttttcttaacggttgaagcttttctatacacggttgaaacttttttgAGGAGTGACCACGCGAGATACTGCAGCCGGAGCGGCGTTTGAAACTTTTTCCATATACGGTTGAGGTTTTTTCTGTCAACGTTTGCAACTTTCCCTCGTTCAAGTTTTGGGTTGAAGCTATTTTTCTtaatggttgaagctttttctatacacggttgaaacttttttcccaACGTTTGCAACACAGGGGTGAGGTGCGACCGACGAGGTGAAGACCGACGGGCATGAGCAGCGGCGAGTGCGCCGGCGAGCGGCGGGAGCAGCGAACCATGGGCGAGCTGAGTCCCGGAGTGCGGGGCAGCCGGGGCGGCGAGCAGTCTGGACGAGCTGAGTCGCGGAGCTGCATCCATGGTGCTTCGACGGACGGCCGAGGCTGCGACCGGCGGCGACCGACGATGAGGGCGACCAGCGGtgaggaggcgaggcgaggcgaggcggtcgACGCGTTCTGGGGCGTCGGTGCGTGCGAGGCAgacctcttttcctttttcccggTGCGTATGCTGGAGGTGGGGGACGACAGGATCCGACGGTTCAGAAGTGGCAGGTCTGACGGCTGCAGGTCGATCGGCCCAACAGTCGGACCGGCGCGCCGGCACAGATTGCTCCcctttattttaggacggaggaagtGCTATTCTAGAAGAATACATATGACAAGTAGAGGGTGAGTTAGAGGAGGGCTCCACCCCCTATTAACACGTATAAAGCACTCGGTAAGTGGGCAATCACACACTCCCTCCCCGCATGAATGCCAAAATGGCCAGCCCAATGTGCGCTAACCATATGAgagattttaaaaaatgttcatactTACAAAAATATTTCCAAATTTGAATAAATGTACACGAACTAAaaataattatgattttaaaaaatgtttgtggatttaaaaaaaaatccacaAGTATAAAAATGCTTTTGAATTAAGTAAATGTTCACAATTCAAAACTATTCAcgcttttgaaaaatattttaaatAAATTTTTTTGTAAACTAAAAAATGTttataattttcaaaaaatgttcacaaactAAAAAATGTATGTGAATTAGAAACAATGATTGCGGACTTCAAACAGtgttcacgaatttgaaaaaatgttgatgGATATGAAAAATATTCTTTAatcaaatgtttgtgaatttgatAAATATTCAATAATTTTataaaattttcatgccattgaaAAAAGTATGAAAAATCAAAAAGTTATTTAATAGTTTTCTGTGAAATTAGAACaatgttcatgaa
Coding sequences within:
- the LOC123440352 gene encoding nuclear transport factor 2B-like; translation: MGIKAKSEAAVFIPTAQNRSPHTAPRLQIAARSARAPLQPRQSTEHEKREVGPRQRQRAATAERMDGQGKDGGSGDGGAGGQCDVVGRAFVEYYYQTFDANRGALASLYGGTSVLSFEGHRVAGAGEIGLKLAQLPFEQCRHSICTIDCQPTPSFPGGILVFVSGNLQLAGEEHQLRFSQMFQLVPNEQGSFFVQNDIFRLNYG